From one Cardiocondyla obscurior isolate alpha-2009 linkage group LG06, Cobs3.1, whole genome shotgun sequence genomic stretch:
- the Nocte gene encoding protein PRRC2B isoform X1: MSTLSGIVSKGEKGKSKFQSLDINSLYRVSRGESLEPHQQKNTLPRKHGMQSLGKVPSARRPPANLPSLKSETSSSDPAVSLVPSGGSGWATTKDSTSSTTTTTTTVATSLDNTTTVSSTAQCSAGTTVSTSLHSLLPTQQNVSQAPFLDQTNNKSSWSAIMSRSGDVVGYAGLVGGAKGGRGALGLSFLAHQSPQFQHEFPSLSGQPSASVSTQSQTQQSSTTSNAISVAVHHSLLQQQPYSHNHSGGTPGNQQPSNRELNAQYGPGPSLRPQTEGSWIQGGSRTASGTVPVTSAGPGNGNTPAGQGLPLNIPSGGHTQEGPGGGRQNLGQSPNMGAGPGGQHNAVNNQGPAPSSGSHQIGPNMHPYRGLIPPFMYRSNFPGGFSSQFSSNSGANSPRPRFNHPLDRFPPPQRDRMTEDEIMTRPIIKEEDLTRMDDISRDAGWAAHDDIDYNQKLAFSDDEGESELSKHDEKKDNKEKKSDDNIADEKEKPRDNRDSKELRDPPHRPWTQSMNRDYRGSNGASGGYTGQSQMHSVHALRGVEDDETWNERRRIKVEVASVVERARLRKEEEEKRFQESTKQAAAKKLQDLEQKLKEKQAKQKDEERAQSSDSKSLISIPPVPLPIPEWEREKENRERESRERERSRTSSEGKDEKIPSGREARDREGRDQGLTDFRQSDRDRQNFLRQQDTVRSERERERDRDRDQRDSRDREQPAFSRHFQNNLPPRFLKQQAERNSANFNRISPNAERPASQSVPFSQQYDPGRWLHNYNSLIDSGIKQSMPSQRRNRTDSDASTPLDDERPPSRDHRGGAPLSREDRYRHSSHRSYDSRKPGYYDEYSRNFRDYEYDDRHPRDSWERERHFDDKERDPKDNLDSRDNRDARDNRDGRDVKDSRSTSRDARDVRDVRDKDKKEYDNYSKDSFDEREREQRERSENPEWREERNVAQDRQLENRRDVPKEERNERPQRPDSRDSRASRESKTSLRDDDLHKLRDCSSWVNEVSDYEEKKRDLYHEETRERERDRRQPPGPVTKEKLEADELKNEKRSLTQLKRGSSELQEKKEQSKDISAEAKKDTDVWNRKMERTPESRQIERNDNSPKAWADAISPTFEKEEEKIAEAAKDGKDSDEMKQSLLDKPSLEKREEIVTDDGKEQTKDEKREKSSRNRTSSSGSSSRIRESRGGRQWGGGTFSVYTRGWRGPESRGRRGGPRPTGKSGMSAKGSSYGHTDSENSADEISGSTESGKEDKRSARSPKPSQKIEKDERNREVSRRDDKRGTEYSQTRSEKRTYDGKPSHEAFAPSGEPSRRGRGGFRIRNTATGSRMEGYGPPSSKSPFSSERNTDEKHQQSGGRQNPSTPTSEKDASLLQSAESTDDKIIAKQQALTAGITGRRNKSPSQQAQSSNKQENHSNQITSVPSQKAQMRKDEIRSKRTRSGSRRGRDNREIRSRGSSNVSKPPQSDVGNEDWETTSENSEEHIDDHKESRNSRNKHFGGRSIQSAGQNAIGTNLHSRRGELANREQREKNPKSSSLASRAPGAEKRNLQNAGFSTQKNHADGIPPLMQNVQMQNGGRSRSQSSTNTGAVANKPNKDSMVNRIDEIKLSDPNLVNQALNDLNKKSQAKDKKLVDSEIETNSCTEDATSLAAEDKVDADGFQEVRSKKNVKESRHNQKEETKPVKRDKEKDRERDRSKSKSNGSQQVLQQVQNIPPLLGQNIPQPANIPQKQYDNRNSRNPKLAPRFQRLVKQQQQQMCGSEANDMSKLNSSGGNYAKESSNSPAPPPTVNAWDKPFTSQLRSNSPSAVPTDIQLMSLTAQNDHSHEGNEANSGHSSQRNSPNGEKTGKNLKETLTEKNVSDVSSPPVQTLIFENTNYSKTTKTTGPTDLAVKSKFSNHIKSQQRAEKRAEIEEESSQVQQHQQSTLSVAFSNKPNDLIKDKNQEPIQMPLSFNKNEDNADMKLDFTFDSDLSQLTDDKSKSLGMTRSMHMAGGQSTISPSTAELNLKIASVKKVWENAPPMPTVVEHEDGTSVVSSATSFPQAFESGDVDDSYSPHQQYNQSNIKSEITTSTNVCKLVPPQVKPQQQSSGSSGTQPGSTVPGPSPIGAGQSPIGHPPVSLQGPLSPPPFNSTGQPSHINYQEFPQYPGSQAAQYGGMSAIPSPPAVLFNTGSGQLPAQAGGLYGAFQLDQSRSPFTQYAPYAPSLQSSFSQQNVYLQQPPPPPPHAPNAPTPEMYQNNLSQYRITAAAAPPFGQNQQLSNNPNTVLISSSSNSLMSASVKPSSQPIGAIGTKTPHFQTPSAPQPNQLAYIPYDPNQVLGVSGSYMSNSQLVQRPGPNVQASNSYYSATSADVFPGSQTGFYQSGGATQQTGTHYGLQGFGQHSQSLATGSATPVGLQNYGPSFLSSSGLQIAAAAQQFRNPTGGLPGPGNAAPTFLSKHQPQEQPRQLKSPSGNQQDVLASVFNSTPQIPSPKSRNCKQQSSSQQPQPSPTQHHKYQQYQGVSQSALVSSYNNYILQQNVRGMGMPPRAGIQPSQQRYPPPIQRPVVPFAPGPNPNNPTQQQPACMPTQQQQQAQINRHRPNLHQQQQQQRNMKMQQQYYSSQGNVKMDSSDKSDNHNDKMNDGPSGAQPGSNKPNVNQQDSDNNKEEVNQQNE, from the exons ATGTCTACTCTGTCAGGGATTGTGTCGAAGGGGGAGAAAGGAAAATCCAAGTTCCAATCATTAGATATCAATAGCTTGTACCGGGTGAGTAGG gGTGAATCTTTGGAGCCACATCAGCAGAAAAATACATTACCGCGCAAACATGGAATGCAAAGTCTTGGAAAGGTGCCTTCGGCACGGCGTCCTCCAGCTAATTTGCCCAGTTTAAAAAGTGAAACCAGCAGCAGTGACCCGGCTGTCAGTCTTGTGCCAAGTGGAGGAAGTGGTTGGGCTACTACTAAGGATTCAACATCGTCGACCACTACTACTACCACCACAGTAGCAACTTCATTAGATAACACTACT ACTGTCTCTTCAACAGCACAATGCTCAGCAGGGACCACTGTTTCAACATCCCTACATTCTTTACTGCCGACACAACAAAATGTGTCACAAGCTCCTTTTTTGGATCAGACAAACAACAAATCATCATGGAGTGCGATTATGAGCAGATCAGGAGACG TGGTTGGTTACGCGGGGCTCGTGGGGGGCGCGAAAGGGGGAAGAGGTGCCCTTGGACTGAGTTTCCTCGCCCACCAGTCCCCGCAGTTCCAACACGAGTTTCCCAGTCTCAGTGGACAGCCGTCCGCCTCCGTCTCCACTCAGAGCCAGACTCAACAGTCCTCAACAACATCCAATGCAATCTCAGTCGCAGTCCATCACTCGTTACTACAGCAACAGCCGTATTCCCACAACCACTCAG GTGGGACACCGGGAAACCAACAACCATCAAATCGAGAATTAAATGCGCAATATGGTCCAGGGCCGAGCTTGCGTCCACAga CCGAAGGAAGTTGGATTCAAGGCGGAAGCCGTACGGCAAGTGGCACAGTGCCAGTAACATCAGCTGGTCCCGGAAATGGGAATACTCCGGCGGGCCAGGGCCTCCCTTTAAATATACCTTCAGGAGGACACACCCAGGAGGGACCCGGTGGAGGGCGGCAGAACTTGGGCCAGTCGCCCAACATGGGCGCGGGCCCGGGAGGCCAGCATAATGCAGTGAACAATCAAGGTCCTGCGCCTTCTTCCGGTTCTCATCAAATTGGGCCAAATATGCATCCCTATCGAGGACTTATTCCGCCATTT ATGTATAGATCAAACTTTCCTGGTGGATTTTCTTCGCAATTTTCATCAAATTCTGGAGCCAATAGCCCCCGACCTAGATTTAATCATCCCTTGGATAGATTCCCGCCTCCTCAACGTGATCGAATGACTGAGGACGAAATTATGACTAGACCTATCATCAAAGAAGAAGATCTTACCCGTATGGATGATATTTCTCGTGACGCAGGATGGGCTGCACACGATGATATTGATTATAACCAAAAATTGGCCTTTAGCGACGACGAAGGTGAATCCGAACTATCGAAACatgacgaaaaaaaagataacaaggagaaaaaaagcgATGATAACATCGCAGATGAGAAAGAAAAGCCTCGAGACAACCGAGACTCGAAGGAACTTCGCGATCCACCGCATCGCCCTTGGACTCAGTCGATGAATCGCGATTATCGCGGATCGAACGGTGCAAGTGGTGGCTACACCGGTCAATCGCAAATGCACTCTGTACATGCTTTAAGAG GTGTCGAGGATGATGAAACATGGAACGAACGACGTAGAATTAAGGTTGAAGTTGCGTCTGTTGTCGAGCGTGCGCGATtgcgaaaagaagaagaggagaagcGTTTTCAAGAATCAACGAAACAGGCAGCCGCTAAGAAGTTACAGGATTTAGAgcaaaaattgaaagaaaagcaAGCGAAACAGAAAGATGAGGAACGTGCGCAGTCCAGCGATTCTAAAAGCTTGATCAGCATTCCGCCTGTACCTCTTCCTATACCCGAatgggagagagaaaaggaaaatagaGAACGAGAAAGCAGAGAACGTGAACGGTCTCGCACTTCGTCCGAAggaaaagatgaaaaaattcCATCTGGACGTGAGGCTCGTGATAGAGAAGGTCGAGATCAAGGATTAACTGATTTTCGTCAGAGCGATCGTGACCGACAAAATTTCTTACGACAACAGGACACAGTGCGTAGCGAACGTGAAAGagaacgcgatcgcgatcgtgaTCAAAGAGACTCGAGAGATCGCGAACAACCGGCATTCTCCCgacattttcaaaataatttaccgCCCAGGTTTTTAAAACAACAGGCAGAACGAAACAGTGCAAATTTCAACCGAATTTCACCAAATGCGGAGAGACCTGCTTCTCAATCTGTACCGTTCTCTCAACAATACGATCCTGGTAGATGGCTTCACAATTACAACTCATTGA TAGATAGTGGTATAAAGCAATCGATGCCATCGCAACGTCGTAATAGAACCGATTCGGACGCATCAACACCGTTGGATGATGAACGACCTCCATCTCGAGATCATCGTGGTGGTGCACCATTGTCTAGAGAAGATCGTTATCGACATTCTTCTCATCGGTCTTACGACAGCCGCAAGCCAGGCTATTACGACGAATACAGCCGCAATTTTAGAGACTACGAGTACGATGACAGACATCCTCGTGATTCTTGGGAACGTGAAAGACATTTTGACGATAAAGAACGAGATCCTAAGGATAATCTGGATTCGAGGGATAATCGTGATGCTCGTGACAATCGAGACGGTCGCGATGTCAAAGATTCACGTTCTACTAGCCGTGATGCCCGAGATGTAAGAGACGTACGTGATAAAGACAAAAAGGAATATGACAATTATTCaaag GACTCTTTCGATGAGCGAGAACGCGAACAAAGGGAACGTTCGGAAAACCCGGAGTGGCGTGAAGAACGCAATGTGGCACAAGACAGGCAACTTGAAAATCGTCGCGATGTACCAAAAGAAGAGCGTAATGAACGCCCGCAGAGACCGGACTCGCGTGATAGTCGTGCTTCCAGAGAATCGAAAACGTCTTTACGCGATGATGATCTGCATAAATTACGCGACTGCAGTTCCTGGGTGAACGAAGTGTCGGATTACGAAGAGAAAAAGCGAGATTTGTATCACGAAGAAactagagaaagagaaagagataggaGACAGCCGCCCGGCCCTGTTACTAAAGAGAAGTTAGAAGCGGATGAATTAAAGAATGAAAAGCGCAGTCTGACTCAATTGAAGAGAGGTAGTTCTGAACttcaagagaaaaaagaacaatCGAAGGACATTTCCGCCGAGGCGAAAAAAGATACGGATGTATGGAATAGAAAAATGGAACGTACTCCGGAAAGCAGACAGATTGAGAGGAATGATAATTCGCCGAAAGCGTGGGCTGATGCGATATCGCCGACTTTTgagaaggaagaggaaaagataGCGGAAGCTGCTAAAGATGGTAAAGATAGCGACGAAATGAAACAAAGTTTGTTGGATAAACCGTCTttagagaaaagagaagaaattgTTACGGACGACGGCAAAGAACAAACCAAGGatgagaagagagaaaagagttCGCGCAATAGAACGAGCAGTAGTGGCTCCAGTTCTAGAATTCGAGAATCTCGGGGTGGACGTCAGTGGGGAGGAGGAACCTTCAGCGTTTATACTCGCGGCTGGCGCGGCCCGGAATCCAGAGGGCGAAGAGGCGGGCCACGACCTACGGGTAAATCCGGTATGTCTGCTAAAGGCAGTTCGTACGGGCATACTGATTCCGAAAACAGTGCTGACGAAATATCTGGTTCTACCGAATCTGGAAAAGAGGACAAGAGATCGGCTCGTTCTCCGAAACCTTCGCAGAAAATCGAGAAGGATGAGCGTAATCGCGAAGTATCGAGACGGGACGATAAACGAGGCACCGAATATTCCCAGACACGCAGCGAGAAAAGAACTTACGACGGAAAGCCTAGTCACGAGGCTTTCGCGCCGTCGGGCGAGCCATCTCGTCGCGGTAGAGGTGGCTTCCGTATTCGAAATACAGCCACAGGCAGTCGCATGGAAGGCTACGGACCGCCGTCCAGTAAAAGTCCATTCTCGTCAGAACGTAATACGGACGAGAAGCATCAACAAAGTGGCGGGCGGCAAAATCCATCAACACCAACTTCAGAAAAAGATGCGAGTCTCTTGCAGTCTGCGGAGTCTACCGATGACAAGATAATTGCGAAGCAACAAGCACTTACAGCGGGTATCACAGGCAGACGTAATAAATCTCCGAGTCAACAAGCTCAATCGAGTAATAAACAAGAGAATCACTCGAATCAAATCACTAGCGTTCCGTCCCAAAAAGCGCAAATGCGAAAGGACGAGATACGTTCTAAGAGAACTCGTAGTGGAAGTAGGAGG GGAAGGGATAATCGCGAAATTCGTTCGCGCGGCAGTAGTAATGTATCGAAGCCTCCTCAATCGGACGTAGGCAACGAAGATTGGGAAACCACATCAGAGAACAGCGAGGAGCACATAGATGATCACAAAGAGTCTCGTAACAGTCGCAATAAGCATTTTGGCGGACGATCCATTCAATCTGCAGGCCAAAATGCTATCGGCACGAACCTGCATTCCCGTAGAGGCGAGTTGGCAAATAGGGAGCAGCGTGAGAAAAATCCCAAGTCTTCCAGTTTGGCATCGCGAGCTCCAGGAGCGGAGAAGCGAAATCTGCAAAATGCCGGATTTAGCACTCAGAAGAATCATGCCGACGGTATACCGCCTCTGATGCAAAATGTCCAAATGCAAAACGGAGGAAGGTCCAGAAGTCAGAGCTCGACTAACACCGGCGCGGTCGCAAATAAACCGAACAAAGACAGCATGGTTAATCGCATAGACGAAATTAAACTGAGTGATCCAAATCTGGTAAATCAAGCTCTGAACGATCTTAATAAGAAATCTCAGGCGAAAGACAAAAAGTTAGTGGATTCGGAAATTGAGACGAACAGTTGTACCGAAGACGCTACGAGTCTCGCAGCTGAGGATAAGGTGGATGCCGACGGTTTCCAAGAGGTTCGTTCGAAGAAAAACGTAAAGGAATCCAGGCACAATCAAAAGGAAGAAACGAAGCCTGTTAAAAGAGACAAGGAGAAGGACCGTGAACGCGATCGTTCGAAATCAAAGTCGAATGGATCACAGCAAGTTTTGCAGCAAGTGCAAAATATACCGCCTCTACTCGGCCAGAATATTCCACAACCGGCGAACATACCGCAAAAGCAGTACGACAACCGAAATTCTCGAAATCCAAAGCTTGCGCCGCGGTTTCAGCGTCTAGTAAagcaacagcaacagcagATGTGCGGGAGCGAGGCGAACGACATGAGTAAGCTGAATAGTTCCGGCGGTAATTACGCTAAAGAATCGTCTAACAGTCCTGCTCCTCCACCAACGGTCAACGCTTGGGATAAACCTTTCACGAGCCAATTACGTTCGAATTCTCCGTCTGCGGTTCCTACCGACATTCAGCTGATGTCTTTAACGGCTCAGAATGATCACAGTCACGAAGGTAATGAAGCTAACTCTGGACACAGCAGCCAGCGAAATTCACCGAACGGCGAAAAGACAGGAAAAAATCTAAAGGAGACTTTAACGGAAAAGAACGTGTCCGATGTGTCTTCACCACCCGTGCAGACTTTAATCTTCGAAAACACGAACTATTCAAAGACGACCAAGACGACCGGACCGACGGATTTGGCAGTGAAATCGAAGTTTTCGAATCACATTAAGTCGCAACAGCGTGCTGAAAAGCGTGCCGAAATAGAAGAAGAAAGCAGCCAAGTACAACAGCATCAGCAATCGACGCTTTCCGTTGCATTTTCCAATAAACCGAATGACTTGATCAAGGACAAGAATCAAGAACCTATTCAAATGCCTTTGTCGTTCAATAAGAACGAAGACAACGCCGACATGAAGTTAGACTTTACCTTTGACTCCGATCTTTCACAATTGACGGATGATAAGAGCAAAAGTTTGGGCATGACACGTTCCATGCACATGGCTGGCGGTCAGAGCACGATATCGCCATCTACTGCGGAACTGAATCTTAAGATCGCATCTGTGAAGAAAGTCTGGGAAAATGCACCACCGATGCCGACCGTCGTCGAACATGAGGACGGTACCAGCGTGGTCAGTAGCGCGACCAGCTTTCCGCAAGCGTTCGAAAGTGGTGACGTCGACGATAGTTATAGTCCTCACCAGCAGTACAATCAAAGCAATATAAAAAGTGAAATCACTACGTCTACTAATGTTTGCAAG CTGGTTCCCCCGCAGGTGAAGCCGCAGCAACAGTCTTCAGGGAGCAGTGGTACACAACCAGGATCTACTGTACCTGGGCCAAGTCCCATTGGAGCTGGTCAAAGTCCTATTGGCCATCCTCCTGTCAGTCTCCAAGGTCCTTTAAGTCCACCTCCATTTAATTCTACAGGACAGCCCtcacatattaattatcag GAATTTCCGCAGTATCCTGGTTCACAGGCGGCGCAATACGGCGGCATGTCAGCTATACCGTCACCGCCGGCAGTGTTATTTAACACAGGCTCAGGACAATTGCCAGCTCAAGCGGGTGGTTTATATGGAGCGTTTCAATTAGATCAAAGCCGATCGCCGTTTACGCAATACGCGCCATATGCTCCGTCCCTTCAAAGCTCATTCAGTCAACAAAATGTATACCTGCAGcaaccgccaccgccaccacctCATGCGCCTAATGCTCCCACACCGGAAATGTACCAAAACAATTTGTCTCAATATCGCATT ACTGCAGCGGCTGCTCCACCGTTTGGACAAAATCAGCAGCTCAGTAATAATCCCAATACGGTGTTAATCAGTTCGTCATCAAATTCTCTAATGTCAGCGAGCGTTAAACCGTCGTCTCAACCAATTGGAGCAATTGGAACTAAAACTCCGCATTTCCAGACCCCATCTGCTCCTCAACCCAAtcaa ctgGCTTATATACCATACGATCCAAATCAAGTGCTCGGTGTAAGCGGTAGTTACATGAGTAATTCACAATTAGTGCAAAGACCTGGTCCAAACGTGCAGGCATCCAACAGTTACTATAGCGCTACATCTGCcg ATGTATTTCCTGGATCGCAAACAGGCTTTTATCAATCCGGTGGTGCTACCCAGCAAACTGGAACTCATTATGGTTTACAAGGATTCGGGCAACATAGTCAAAGTCTAGCAACAGGCAGCGCAACTCCTGTTGGTTTACAAAACTATGGCCCGAGTTTTCTATCCAGTTCTGGATTGCAAATAGCCGCGGCAGCTCAACAGTTTCGCAATCCCACTGGTGGTTTGCCAGGACCAGGAAATGCAGCACCTACGTTTCTTAGTAAGCACCAACCGCAGGAGCAGCCCAGACAATTAAAGAGTCCATCGGGAAACCAACAAGACGTCCTTGCATCGGTTTTTAACTCGA CTCCTCAAATACCGTCGCCTAAATCAAGAAACTGCAAACAGCAGTCTTCATCACAGCAACCACAGCCGAGTCCTACACAACACCACAAGTATCAACAATATCAGGGCGTTAGTCAGTCTGCTCTGGTAAGCAGCTACAATAACTAC ATTTTACAACAGAATGTACGTGGAATGGGCATGCCACCGCGGGCTGGTATTCAACCATCGCAACAGCGTTATCCACCTCCGATTCAACGACCCGTGGTACCATTTGCACCAGGCCCAAATCCAAATAATCCCACGCAACAACAGCCTGCTTGTATGCCAACACAACAACAGCAACAAGCTCAAATTAATCGTCATAGACCGAATTTGCAccaacaacagcaacagcagcgTAACATGAAGATGCAACAGCAATATTATTCATCACAag gaAACGTTAAAATGGATTCCAGTGACAAATCTGATAATCACAATGACAAGATGAATGATGGTCCGTCTGGAGCACAACCTGGGAGTAATAAGCCCAATGTGAACCAACAAGATAGTGATAACAATAAAGAAGAAGTGAATCAGCAAAACGAGTGA